The genomic segment GCTTTGGAGTCCTAAACACAAAAAGAGCCACAGGAATCGCGGTACCACAGAATGATAATATAATAGTGATCATCATTATTCATTGTTAGGGGGCATGAATCACATTTCATGGACCAAAAATGCCGGCTTTTAACGTTTCACGGGCTGAAACGAACGGTATCAAAAAGATTAATAAGTGATGATCTATAGAAATCACGTTTAACGAAATCTATCGATGCACGAGACTCAAGACTGCTAAATCGCGTATTTAAATCCAGATTCACGGCCTATGGACGATTTCACGATGGCCAAATCTCGTTTCACGAAATTACCCTTTGACACCATGTTGAATGTCAACCTTTTCTTGAATATGTTATGATGTGGCGCAATGAGACAGagcaaatttgaaaaataaaatacggggaaaaatattgtaaatagcTGGGGAACAAAGATTTAAGGTTTCTTCTCCAGGAATAAATGTCTGTAACGCTTGAACTTTGTGTAAGCGTTTTACGTAAGCGTTTTTTAAGTTGACATGTTGTCAAGAGGATTAGTTTCACTCTATTGGcgattaaaataattaaagatAAAACTAGCGCATACGACAATCATTTGATGACAAAGCTTAATAAAATCCACTGCAAGACAATCTGTCTCTACACACACAAGAATCTACCCGAGCCACTCCCTGTGAACATGGTGGTTTTACCCTGCTCAATGTAACGAATGGAATGTTTGCTTGCTAGATCATTCCAAATTTTGACAAGTTTACACAATTccttttttatagtttttatcaATTTAATTACCTTCTAATTCCAGTGTTAATCCGTGAAcacggaaacaaaattattcgAGTCAACGAATTTCTCAGGTTGCCGCTCCGGAAACTGAAATTGCCGTTTATGTCCTTAAAAAGATAAGCATGTTACACTGTGGTTTATTATGCAACTCTATATTGATCTTTGTTTGGGTAATGCTTAGTATAGGTAATATGGTTTTGAAGAGTGTTTGTCGTGTACTCAAAGAACATAAGATGGTCTCTACACTAAAAAAAGCATGATAAATCTCGCTAGTTGAAGTAAAAAACGCAATATTCTAATAGAAAAAAGACAGACATATGGAAAAACACTAGGAAGCAGGTGTGTGAGGCATTGCGGGTGGAGAAGACGCTAATTTCCCACCGCTTATCAGGGGCTCATTGTCACCTGGCGATTATTGGTATCCATAGGCTAGCGGTCTCCTCCTTTCCTTTCCTCCAAACCACGGAATCAACGCTGTATTCCGTAATCCCCCACCGGTCAACAGGTCTACATACTCAAGATGCTCCGACACTGAGCCCCATTCCGACCGAATGACTTCGCTCACGTACGAGAACGTTCGTGGAACGCCCGGTGGAGTTTCGGCTCTGATGGAACACCCCGAATTTCCATCGGAAAGGGCTCGGGAGTTGTTCGGAGAGCATAAAATGACGTTGTTTGTACGATGACGACCTGGAAGCGGGGGCgggaaagtaaaaaataatggTAGCGTGCGGTGAGTGGGTTTGAGTGTGTGGGAATTATTACTATGTGTGACAAAGAACCAAGATAACCGATGGCTAGACTTTAGTAAAAGGAGTATTTAGGGAATTTCAAGAGTATGTTGTGCCATTATTAGTGAATGCAGAATGACGAACCATTTTTTTCCCGCTACACATGGAGAGGCAGACAAACACGTGGCTTTACGCACCGGCGCATTACCTCGCCGCATATTTCCCAGcttatacaatttcatttcctAGCGATTAACAAATCACAATAGCCGGACATAGCACTGCATGGAAGCTTGGGTGCTGTACCTGTTTGTACAacctttgttgtttttttgttgaatTAAACCACGGAGTAGTACATTAGAAGAGTACCCATGTTCCGCACAAAGCGGAAAACATCCACTAGACTAATAGcgatttttactttttaatttccttttcGAAATAACTTCTCTTGTCTTCCGCGGCGGAGCAGAGCACTCCAGCGACAGGAAATCATTTTATAGGTTGATCAAACTCCGATCGTGCTTCGCATTCCATGTTATCATCACATCGTATATATTTTAGTACTTTGCTGGCCTACTGAACAAACAACTGGGGCATAAAAAGTCGCTTATTGAAAAGGGCATAAAAGTTGTATAGACTTCGTTACTACCTTTTATTATCGAGGAATCATCTGGTCACAAACAGGTGAGTTGAACTAGAGGCGGTTGGAAAACACTTTTCTTGTTTAGCTATTTTTCAGATAATTAGAACTAATTTTAAGACATTTTAATTTGAGCACACTTAAATAGGTGTAGTGTCAACTATTTCAACCAGTCCAGTCTTATCTTTGCCAACATTAGTATCCATCCCCAAAAATAAGCTATTTTTCAATAGTTGTCGTCGCTTTAGATTAGGCACCCGATATACAAAAGACATCGCGTTAATCTCGGAAACAATTCAATTATCAATTGctataattgaaaatatcttgacAACACGGGGGAGCTTCGGTGGGGTTTGTTGAAATGTTGCTAGCAAACACTGAGGAATTTGGATTACAATCATTAGCGGCAAAAACCCGCAAACAAAAATTAACATTAACCAAAGCTAAAGGGTATGGGGACATAAGTCTAGATCCCCGTATAAGGCAAGTGCGGTTGAAATTGAACatattttctattcatttaatTTGACAGCATATGTGTTTTTTCTCTGCGGAGGACAtattgtttttacagtatcttgGTAACCGGTAGCCTGTAATTTCTAGAGGTCGTTATTTCCTCCCTCGCAATGCTAATGATTTAATGATATAAGAATCTCGCCGCGCGCACTGGCTCCACTATACGCAGCGATATTGGCACAGACGCCCTGCATACTTTGATCTCAGGTAAATTCTGCCGCTATATATAGCTTTCCAACTTTCACCCTCCAGTGATATCTAACACGATTAAGTTAAAAGAGGAAAGCATAATCTAATCGGCGAAACATTTGTttgaatttgataaaaaaaattgctatAACATCTCGCTAATGCTTTCTCTACCCGCTAGGTTTAACGCTCGTTCTGCAATCTCttgaacgtttttttttttaacggcGATATCGCTGGAACACATTTAGCAAGTTTTGAGAAATCTGAATGGTTCCAAGAATACATTCTCTGTAAAACACCTAGCAGATTTTCTGTAAGCACATGCAATGCTTGTCGCAGTGTTATCTTAGTCTGTTAGTGTAGTTTCTGCAAGTCTCCTTCTTTCCGGGAGTTCCAGGTGTAATCGATAGTCTGTCGGGAGACGCCCGGCGTCTGGCAGACTTGATAAGTAGCGCAGCTAATAACTCTCTAATCATGGGATATTAGGATTCATACTAGTAAAAGTCACTCCCGTAGTGAAAATATTGCAGTCACTCTAACTTATACGATTTTTAGGGACTGACTATAGCTATTGTGAGCTTGGAGCAAAGTCTACCCCTATCTACCCTAGAGCTTGCGCGGCGAAGAAAACCAACACCCCGTTACGGGACATTCGGCACGGGGGACACATcgtcaaataaaaacaatcctccatttaaagatttgctctgtaaatatttttatacaaaGCCAAGATTGCAAACTTACAACGGCTTTTGTATAAACACATAATCCCCGTGATATGGTTTCATCAGTAAAATATAGACTAATGGATATTTACAAATAACTTCGAAAATTGGgcaagattatttttttttaattggtcATTTCGTAACATTTTTGATGATGTCATTTATACTGATTTAACAGCGCTTGCGTGCGTGACAGCGTCACGACTACAGGGGACACCCCGGATAGTACTTAAATCTCGTATATTCATACAGTATCTCAAGTAGGAAATGACATAATGCTTAAGACTAACACATTAATTTTTTCCCTATTTTCTTGCATAAACCAAGCCAATGTTGTCATAGTCTACTAACTATGAAGTTGTAAAAGAATGTCTGCTAACTAACGCATTCATATCACCGGGGGCTTACATCCGGTACGACCGTTTAAAACCTTTCAAAAGCGGAAGTCCATAGATAACAACTTCTGTCATACCGCTGTTCAAagctgctttctgattggctagtcTTAAGCGGGTGTGTAAGGCTTTGAAGTCAGCATGTCGCATCGCTTGACTGACAGATCTGCACAAAATAGAACTACAGGGCATAGCGCCTAACTCGCTGATTCTCCTGTAATCCTGTTCACAGAGTTGCTAAGCCAACAAGCAGGAAAAAGTGGAAGTGCTTAAAAGCCATTGGAATCGCACCACTACAGGAAGTTAGTTCTCTATAAGTATCGCCCGCCAAGATGTTCAGATTGTGCGCGATTGCACTGTTTGTATCAGGTAAGTGGAGCCTAATTTCCCATTCATCTGTGAACGGTTGCCTCAGCTGCACTCAGTTTATGAGATCAATGTGTAATTATCGAAACAGGAACCGACATTATTTAAGCAATTCCGCGTTTGTTTAGAAAATGGACAATTGCGTTAAGGGTTTATGTTTATGAAAATCTAACATAACATCAGAGGGATTGGGACGTTTCCTTTGATTCTATGTTAACTTTGGGTCATATGTTTGTGTTAGACTCCGGTCCATTGGGAATTTGATATAACTTACAACTCACTAAACTTATCACAATTTGCTTTAGTCTGAATAATAGTCTAGTTAGGTTAATATCAATTTTAGAAAAGCTCATTAGATTATGTGTAATACTTCGGTAGAGTTGCATcacaataaaataatttctAAATGATTTTTCTAAAGTACTCTTAAGTTTTGTTTGCTTTGGTGTATCACACGTGACGGCAGTAACACGACAGGAACGCAAAATATTAACATGGCCAGCGAATAGTTAATCCTAGCCCCATAGCTAGCACATATCCGCTAATGCATTCACAAAATTGAAAGTTCACATCACAAAATTTACTACTTTAAAGGTGCTGTGGTGCTATGCGAGACAATAGTTTTTTGCGTGGGCCACGACTACTCGAAAATCCGCTATTAGCGGAAGACAACCTCAGTTTCGTTTGtagcctatttttattatgttaGTAATAAACCTCCACAAAACTGCCACCCTGACGTTGTCCATTTTAAGATGTTACCATAAAACTTCCATAAAATGGACACCTGCAAGCAAGTTAGACGTTGCCCTTTTTAACATGTTACCATAAAACCTCCACAACACGGACACCCTGACATTGCCCTTTTTAACATGTTACCATAAAACCTCTATAAAACGGACGCCATTTGTCAAGTAACAAAATAACTTACAGTATTTTGGATGGTTCAGTTTTTTAGTTATTTGTATGTATGTAAAATGTACCTTCAGTGCAGATTTGGAAAGCAGAACAAAGAAAGATGTGAAAAATAATATCCTTATGCAACAAGTAGTTTTTGTATTGAAGGGTGAAATTGAAGAGATTACAATGTACTTTCCCAAAGATACTTTAAAACTGTCATGTTTCCATCAATTTCTTAAGGAGCCTCTATTATAAATAGCATCTGGCATATTTGTGAAAGGGTGTCAGCTTAACAGTCCAATTTCCCCCTCACTTTTAGGGCTAACGACTCATACAAATGGTGTTGAGCTAGAAGAAGCTGTGTGCCGCCCAAGACCAACAGTAATTTCCATTGATGACCCAGGGCATAACTACAAGCCTTACCAAGTAGTACTGCATAGGTGCTCAGGCACCTGTGGGGATAGCCCACCAAACATCAAGACATGCTTTCCCAAGACCCTAGAAGATGTTCCCCTCCAAGCGACAGACATTGGACAAGGGGTCTCGCAAACTGTCTATGTCAAGAATCATACGTCATGTATGTGTGACTGTGCAGAAGGATGCACTTCAGAGAATGCCATCCGAGATAAGAATTGTCGATGCATCTGCCTTGACCCAAACAATTGTTCACCTATTACACCAGCACAGCCTGCACAGCAAGGAAAGAGGGAAGAAGGTATTTTCATAATTTTGAGTGGGTTGGAAacacttaaaaaaaattatttttcaatctgcctattttgaaattgaaaaagtgaCATCCTATTGATTTATACTTTTGCGCAGCAATAATATGCAATGCATCACACACAAACTTTTGTAAATATTCATAAATTACTCATATTTGTGGTGGAGATGTTGATACTGAGCACAAATATGACATCAAGAAGCTAGCACTCACACCCACTAGGTACCCAAGCTGGAAGGATATTAAAGAATGTTGTTCAACCTTTGCTATTACCAATGAAATCTGATTCCTCATTATGAGATTTAATTGGAAGTTTCTCAATTACTTGCTTGGATTATCTGATGGCTTTGTGTGGCATTATATTGTGCAGTAGAGTAAAATGCAATTGGCCTTATTTATCCCTCAGATTGAGTAACAACATTTGTCCAAAACAGTGAAGAATTaaacaagtaaataaaaagtaatctaCAATGCGACATTCTGTTCTTTCTTCAGAATCAAGCATTCCCATGCCTTACCTGATTGGTATGGCCCTTATTGGTTTCTTTGCTGTGTTTGTTCTGATGTTTGATGCCTTGCTGTGTGCCAAGAAGAGAGGGTTCATGTACACCGTCAAACACTCTTGTGGTAGCCATTCAGAGAGAAAAggtaaataattattttgctGTGGGGTTTTTGATATTGTGTAGCTGTCCAGAAGTGAATAAAGGTACTCTTTTAAAATCATAGATTGATTAGAAGGACaatataaatatgtttttaataCAAACTAAGTGTTTGTCACTTGCCCAGTTAGGGTATGGGGTCTTTCATCTCTGCTGATACAGGTTCCATTTCCAGTAGAGATCTTGATAgtatctttcttttttctagcCCTGATTAGACTTGTTGAACATATGTGAGCTTATTATAAGCATGTGTTTCTCAGTTTCAGGATGGGCCATTTTTAGTACATAAtaggattttaaatgtgaaGTGCTTAGAATATGTTTTATACTGTATGTGCTCTACATAAATGCTACATTTTTGGGGGATACATGATATCTACTCTAGTGGAGGTTTGATGTTTGTGGTATGGTTatccgattttttttcttttttcttttgtagaaCTTGTCACAACAACACAGAATGGTAAATGTATAACAACTACAGTGTAAGAGTGATATTAACCCACAGCTTAAATGGATGCAATGTGGTGTTCACCAAGAAGAAAGATGATGTTCTATCCAAGGGCTTTCATGCCCAATTCACAGCAGCGACTCTTAAGCACAAAATATCTAGgtaacaagtaaaaaaaagaacattcCCATGTTACTTAATAGCAGGTTCCCTTTATGCAGTATTTCAAATAGTTGCAGCATTTGTAACCTTCCTTGCAGGCATTTTTAGGCAGGTGGCGCtcaaccccccacccccccccccccccccccaccccctaaaaACGCCTGTCAGGAAGGCTACAGAATTTGTGACATTCAAAAAATTCTTGAGTGAATGTGCAGCCAAACAAAATAGAAGATTACCTGGATAAAAGGGCATTATTATGATGTCTTTTTAGCTTTAGAAAGTCTTTAACACAATTGATATGTTGCACAATTTCCATTGTGAAACCCCAATAgaaaatattgtcaaaaacctgGTTATGCATTATGCATAGTTAAATTGAGAAAGCACAATAGAAAAAAGTGAAAAGACATCAGCAGCTTAGATGTTGAATACAGTATCCAAAGTGCTTTTATTTATTCAGTTCATAGAAGATaagattttgaaaaatttgGATCAAAAGaaactttgttttcaaaaaaaattttttagaAAGGGAATGATCCCACATCTTCAAGTACATATGTTGTAGTGCAACATATAATAGATACTTATAAACCCATTCGTTATTATATAAGGACGAGTATTTCCAATTTCTGGAAGTGTAATTTTAAAATGTAAGAGCTGTCTTCTTCAAAGATAGACGCTTACAGTAAATATAGTCATCCCATTTTAAGATATGGTTTTTAAGAGGCTCATCAAAATCTACTATGACTTATGTAaacagtttatttttttaaattttgctgGGGCAAGGAAATTCTTCTCAAGACTACAGAACTACACAACATGCATATAACAGGTACACAACATACacatttttagattttgtcaTAATTTGATGCTTTCAatcttatttaaaatatagtAGCTTTGATTTATATTCTggcccctgctattgttgagtGTAAATTATTGTAATAGgtgatttatttattgctaCTGTAGTGTAGTGTTTCTTGGCCAGTTTATTTGAAAGCGAGAATAAATTGAAATCATATAATTGAAGTGTTGCCTGTTTTGTGTTCTTGTCACTCACCAGCACATCACCAGATAATCTTacctttaaaacaaaaataggtctatacaaataaaaaacaaaatacaacacaagcaaCCAGGCAAGTTAAAAAGGgcgatataaaaaatattcaacaACACTTACACAAAAAaggacaaaactaaaaatggaTATAATTAATGCGATTTTTGTCTTGctcgagtaagtacgcagctgacttgtctcctattatctttgctctacaaaggacttcttttgtctctattcttctcgttctttgtgtcgaggtgcagatattgttcatttgcccaatcaaattgcagcttgtaagagctgcgtactgaccctctTGCTCTCCTCAAAAGGGCTGTAGCATGATGTAGCAGAGTTGTACTGACCCTCTTGCTCTCCTCAAAAGAGCTGTAGCATGATGTAGCAGAGTTGTACTGACCCTCTTGCTCTCCTCAAAAGAGCTGTAGCATGATGTAGCAGAGTTGTACTGACCCTCTTGCTCTCCTCAAAAGAGCTGTAGCATGATGTAGCAGAGTTGTACTGACCCTCTTGCTCTCCTCAAAAGAGCTGTAGCATGATGTAGCAGTGTTGTACTGACCCTCTTGCTCTCCTCAAAAGAGCTGTAGCATGATGTAGCAGTGTTGTACTGACCCTCTTGCTCTCCTCAAAAGTGCTGTAGCATGATGTAGCAGAGTTGTACTGACCCCCTTGCTCTCCTCAAAAGAACTGTAGCATGATGTAGCAGTGTTGTACTGACCCTCTTGCTCTCCTCAAAAGAGCTGTAGCATGATGTAGCAGAGTTGTGCTGACCCTCTTGCTCTCCTCAAAAGAGCTGTAGCATGATGTAGCAGTGTTGTGCTGACCCTCTTGCTCTCCTCAAAAGAGCTGTAGCATGATGTAGCAGAGTTGTACTGACCCTCTTGCTCTCCTCAAAAAAGCTGTAGCATGATGTAGCAGAGTTGTACTGACCCTCTTGCTCTCCTCAAAAAAGCTGTAGCATGATGTAGCAGAGTTGTACTGACCCTCTTGCTCTCCTCAAAAAAGCTGTAGCATGATGTAGCAGTGTTGTACTGACCCTCTTGCTCTCCTCAAAAGAGCTGTAGCATGATGTAGCAGAGTTGTACTGACCCTCTTGCTCTCCTCAAAAGAGCTGTAGCATGATGTAGCAGAGTTGTACTGACCCTCTTGCTCTCCTCAAAAAAGCTGTAGCATGATGTAGCAGAGTTGTACTGACCCTCTTGCTCTCCTCAAAAGAGCTGTAGCATGATGTAGCAGAGTTGTACTGACCCTCTTGCTCTCCTCAAAAGAGCTGTAGCATGATGTAGCAGTGTTGTACTGACCCTCTTGCTCTCCTCAAAAGAGCTGTAGCATGATGTAGCAGAGTTGTACTGACCCTCTTGCTCTCCTCAAAAAAGCTGTAGCATGATGTAGCAGAGTTGTACTGACCCTCTTGCTCTCCTCAAAAGAGCTGTAGCATGATGTAGCAGAGTTGTACTGACCCTCTTGCTCTCCTCAAAAGAGCTGTAGCATGATGTAGCAGAGTTGTACTGACCCTCTTGCTCTCCTCAAAAGAGCTGTAGCATGATGTAGCAGAGTTGCAGCAGGCAGTGGCATAGCAGACCTcgaaatattaggggggggacaatacagaaacattaagaaaatattttggggcATGACCACGcccttactggtcatttccttataatctttttttaatatatatttttttttgggggggggggggggggtggagcaCGTGCACCCAGTGCCCCTTCCCTGCTTCGGCCCTGACCAGGTCTGCTTTGATCATAGAACTGCTAtctgccaatcgccatttgccttTACCCAGTGACAACCTTTTTTTGCAACATGTGTATTTTATAGGTGTCCACGGTTTTACTTGTTGCCCTGTAAGCATGTTATTCAGATCACACTTTTATATACTTTTTGGAAATTTAATGATAATTTGTTGCACTGCAACTTAATTTTGTTAATGCATAGATTGGAGGTTATGATAAAAATGAGGCATAAAAATTTCAATCGGTTATTTTCTcaaactttattttaaaagtagAGTGTAAACAATAcgattattttaaaatacaacCCAGTGTGAAATTAACACAATCAGTGGAATTGTACATGGAAGCATATCAATCGTTTCGTTGATAAACTAACAGTTGTATAAATAGATGAAGTAGATAAATAGTTACATGGTAAAGAGACCATGGACATTCATGTTAGACTAATTGTTCCGTGCTATGTGCACACCAGCATAAAACTCTAGTAAATGACCAAGCATTGTACCTCAATTAGTGAAGAAGACAGTGTAATGGCCTGGTGTAGACACCGTTCTTTAAATGTACCATTCCAAATGCAAATAGATGCatatcatcttcatcttcttttGCATGTATTTACATTTTGGAACCACACATAAAAAGAACGGCCAATATACAAGGCATTATGTTGTCTTATAGCAGTGAATTGAAAGTGGTTTCGAGGGAGCGTCTCATATTAGTGCGGTCTTGATTTTGCTGcaagggtaaaaaaaaataatcgtaTTAAAACGGATATGGGATGTTagagataacgcatcatctTACCATCTCAAGTAAAAAACTTTTCTGTAACTCAAAGATGTTGGCTTTAAGCTCATCTCTAAACGAAACCTATAGAGATATCAACGGTTAGATAATGAATAAATTATTGGTTGAATTAATCATTAAGAGATTATTACAGAATTTTTCTGCTAGAAATGACATTGTGATAAACGAGATCTTTCAGTGAATGAGAGGCGATGGCTGTTAgcaaaaattacttttaaggAATGAGTTGCAAttgcaaaattaaaaaaaatggaatggAATGAACAAGATGCAtttcccccccaaaaaaaaacggaATTAAAAAAGATGGActaaaagataaaattaaaaatagacGAGATGGCtagcaataaataaaatgtgtttttataaGGGAATGTTCATCAAATACCctgagggggagggaagaaAAAATACACTGAAGGGGGGCTCTAAAATTTTCAGGTGTCCCATATCCCTCAGGGTATTTAATGGTCTCCCCAAACGAGATTAACCTGCAAAGAATCATTACATTATTA from the Nematostella vectensis chromosome 4, jaNemVect1.1, whole genome shotgun sequence genome contains:
- the LOC5511048 gene encoding uncharacterized protein LOC5511048, whose protein sequence is MFRLCAIALFVSGLTTHTNGVELEEAVCRPRPTVISIDDPGHNYKPYQVVLHRCSGTCGDSPPNIKTCFPKTLEDVPLQATDIGQGVSQTVYVKNHTSCMCDCAEGCTSENAIRDKNCRCICLDPNNCSPITPAQPAQQGKREEESSIPMPYLIGMALIGFFAVFVLMFDALLCAKKRGFMYTVKHSCGSHSERKELVTTTQNGKCITTTV